A single genomic interval of Pseudomonadales bacterium harbors:
- a CDS encoding succinate dehydrogenase assembly factor 2: MAEKSTAKEIQRVIWHSRRGMLELDLAFSPFAKNVYANLTADEQADYRRLLSCEDTELFQWVLQAAKPDDPALAAMMEKILDYAKANKASV; this comes from the coding sequence ATTCAACGTGTGATATGGCACAGTCGGCGCGGTATGCTCGAGCTCGACCTTGCATTCAGTCCTTTTGCCAAAAATGTATACGCCAATCTTACTGCCGATGAACAGGCCGATTATCGGCGCTTGCTCAGCTGTGAAGACACCGAATTATTTCAGTGGGTGCTGCAGGCTGCCAAGCCAGACGATCCAGCATTGGCCGCCATGATGGAAAAAATACTCGACTATGCCAAAGCAAACAAGGCTTCGGTTTAG